The Herminiimonas arsenitoxidans genome window below encodes:
- the lptB gene encoding LPS export ABC transporter ATP-binding protein — MSSKLIVNGLQKSYGARQVVRDVALQVESGEVVGLLGPNGAGKTTSFYMIVGLVPSDAGRIELDGVDISRLPIHKRAQLGLSYLPQEASVFRKLSVEDNIRAVLELQRPNGKALNSSQIEERLDTLLADLQIEKLRENQALSLSGGERRRVEIARALATNPRFVLLDEPFAGVDPIAVIEIQRIVRFLKERGIGVLITDHNVRETLGICDRAYIINQGAVLASGRPDDIIANESVRRVYLGEHFRM; from the coding sequence ATGTCGAGCAAGCTGATTGTTAACGGACTGCAAAAAAGCTATGGCGCGCGCCAGGTTGTGCGCGATGTCGCCTTGCAAGTTGAAAGCGGCGAAGTCGTTGGTCTACTCGGCCCGAATGGTGCCGGCAAAACCACATCGTTTTACATGATCGTCGGATTGGTACCATCCGATGCCGGCCGCATTGAACTGGATGGTGTCGACATCTCGCGCCTGCCTATCCACAAACGCGCGCAACTCGGCTTGTCTTATCTGCCGCAGGAAGCATCGGTATTCCGCAAGTTGAGCGTCGAAGACAATATACGCGCAGTACTCGAATTGCAACGCCCCAATGGCAAAGCATTAAACAGCTCGCAAATTGAAGAGCGCCTCGACACACTGCTGGCTGATCTGCAAATTGAAAAGCTGCGCGAAAATCAGGCACTGTCCTTATCAGGTGGCGAACGCCGTCGCGTTGAAATCGCACGTGCACTGGCAACCAATCCACGCTTCGTGCTACTCGACGAACCGTTTGCCGGCGTCGATCCGATCGCCGTGATTGAAATTCAACGTATCGTGCGCTTCCTGAAGGAACGTGGCATCGGCGTACTCATCACTGATCACAATGTGCGCGAAACATTGGGTATCTGTGATCGCGCTTACATCATTAACCAGGGCGCAGTATTGGCCAGTGGACGACCTGACGACATCATTGCCAACGAATCGGTGCGTCGCGTCTACCTGGGCGAACACTTCCGCATGTAA
- the lptA gene encoding lipopolysaccharide transport periplasmic protein LptA, with amino-acid sequence MKRLLSALLLIAGVSTALGSYAEKADATKPTNVEANQMEYDDVKQINTFTGNVVLTRGTILMKANKMVVKQDPAGYQFITLYAPPGGLATFRQKRDGGPDQWIDGQAERIEYDDKAEIMKLFSKARMRRLENGKPTDEVEGEFISYDTRAEFFTVNNTASGDSKQGAGRIKAVIQPRAADTKAK; translated from the coding sequence ATGAAACGATTACTATCCGCACTGCTGCTTATCGCTGGCGTCAGCACCGCTCTCGGTTCGTACGCCGAAAAGGCTGATGCGACCAAGCCGACCAACGTCGAAGCCAATCAAATGGAATACGACGACGTCAAGCAGATCAATACCTTCACCGGCAACGTCGTTCTGACGCGCGGCACTATCTTGATGAAGGCCAACAAAATGGTCGTGAAACAAGATCCTGCCGGCTATCAGTTCATCACGCTGTACGCGCCACCTGGTGGCTTGGCAACTTTTCGCCAGAAACGCGATGGCGGTCCGGATCAATGGATAGATGGTCAAGCCGAACGCATCGAGTATGACGACAAGGCCGAGATCATGAAGCTGTTTTCCAAGGCACGCATGCGTCGCCTGGAAAATGGCAAACCGACGGATGAAGTCGAAGGCGAGTTCATTTCCTACGATACCCGCGCTGAATTCTTCACCGTCAATAACACTGCATCCGGCGACAGCAAACAAGGCGCCGGACGCATCAAGGCCGTGATCCAGCCACGCGCCGCTGATACAAAGGCAAAATAA
- the lptC gene encoding LPS export ABC transporter periplasmic protein LptC, translating to MRRPTNSVRIIVLLALSAALALGSFWLVEVMRRQTEDTLPAKPRSDPDFYVEKFNFVQMGKDGEARYNLTGSEMKHYPLDDSYQIQNPIMHSFSKDKPAMVSRSLRATLLNANNEVHMYDNVLIDRPASATSQHFQLKTSYLLLLPDEDIMKTPKPVELKLGTSVLTGTGMFANNATGEFRLSSNVNGLYQAATRHN from the coding sequence ATGAGACGCCCCACCAATAGCGTACGCATCATCGTGCTGCTTGCACTCAGCGCTGCATTAGCGCTGGGCAGCTTTTGGTTAGTAGAAGTCATGCGCAGACAAACCGAAGATACGCTGCCAGCCAAACCGCGTAGCGATCCGGACTTCTATGTCGAGAAATTCAATTTCGTGCAAATGGGCAAAGACGGCGAAGCCCGCTACAACCTGACTGGAAGCGAGATGAAGCATTACCCTCTCGACGATTCCTATCAGATACAAAATCCGATCATGCACAGCTTCAGCAAGGACAAGCCTGCGATGGTCAGCCGTTCGCTGCGCGCAACCCTGCTCAACGCAAACAATGAAGTACACATGTACGATAACGTACTCATAGATCGTCCTGCATCTGCCACTTCACAACATTTTCAACTCAAGACTTCGTATTTGTTATTGCTACCGGACGAAGACATCATGAAAACACCAAAACCGGTAGAGCTAAAACTCGGCACCTCAGTCCTGACTGGCACTGGCATGTTTGCCAATAATGCAACCGGTGAGTTTCGTTTATCCAGTAACGTAAATGGTTTGTATCAGGCAGCAACGCGCCACAATTGA
- a CDS encoding KdsC family phosphatase, which yields MIAPADTVADSTATARAANVRLMIFDVDGILTDGSLHFGPEGEVTKTFNVLDGHGIKLLQQSGVATAIISARQSPIVLRRATDLGIHHVFQGIHDKRSAFEQLLAQTKMTADVCGFIGDDVIDLPILLRVGFAASVPNAHAEVRSRVHYVTQASGGRGAARELCDFILRAQGNYEAALAPYLA from the coding sequence ATGATAGCGCCCGCAGATACCGTCGCTGACTCTACCGCCACAGCCCGCGCAGCAAATGTGCGACTAATGATTTTTGATGTCGATGGCATTCTGACTGACGGCAGCCTGCATTTCGGCCCTGAAGGCGAAGTCACCAAAACATTCAATGTGCTCGATGGCCACGGCATCAAACTGCTGCAGCAATCGGGTGTAGCCACCGCCATCATCAGCGCGCGCCAATCGCCCATCGTATTGCGACGCGCCACCGATCTTGGCATACATCACGTATTCCAGGGCATACACGACAAACGCAGCGCGTTCGAGCAGTTGCTGGCTCAAACCAAAATGACCGCAGATGTCTGCGGCTTCATCGGCGACGATGTAATTGATCTGCCTATCTTGTTGCGTGTCGGCTTTGCCGCCAGCGTACCGAATGCACATGCTGAAGTACGCTCGCGCGTGCATTACGTCACACAAGCCAGCGGCGGCCGCGGCGCGGCGCGTGAACTGTGCGACTTTATCCTGCGCGCGCAAGGCAACTACGAGGCGGCGCTCGCGCCGTATCTTGCATGA
- a CDS encoding KpsF/GutQ family sugar-phosphate isomerase produces MSVSHAPNPPATFDAQSTARALQFACDTLQIEADAILALKERITNKTNTQFIQALTLLLNCKGRVVVSGIGKSGHIARKIASTLASTGTPAFFVHAAEASHGDLGMITADDVLIGISYSGEAGELLGIVPTIKRMGAHLITITGNDASNLAMQADVHLNVHIDKEACPLNLAPTASTTATLALGDALAVALLDARGFGEEDFARSHPGGALGRRLLTHVRDVMRTGDAVPTVAADATLYAALLESSKKGMAMTAVVDKDGHAIGVFTDGDLRRLIETQQDFSKLSIAEVMHAHPRSVHPEQLAVDAVDMMEEFRINQLLVTDANGKLVGALHIHDLTRAKVI; encoded by the coding sequence ATGAGTGTATCCCATGCCCCAAACCCGCCGGCAACTTTTGATGCCCAAAGCACTGCGCGCGCCTTGCAATTTGCATGCGACACGCTGCAAATCGAAGCGGACGCCATCCTTGCACTAAAAGAGCGCATCACCAACAAGACCAATACACAGTTCATCCAGGCATTGACTCTGTTGCTGAACTGCAAAGGTAGAGTGGTGGTATCCGGCATAGGCAAATCCGGCCATATCGCACGCAAAATCGCATCGACTCTGGCCTCGACTGGCACGCCGGCCTTTTTCGTCCATGCAGCAGAAGCCTCGCACGGTGACCTCGGCATGATTACCGCCGATGATGTCTTGATCGGAATTTCTTATTCCGGCGAAGCTGGTGAATTGCTCGGCATCGTGCCCACGATCAAACGTATGGGCGCACACCTGATCACCATCACCGGCAATGACGCATCCAATCTGGCGATGCAAGCTGATGTGCATTTGAACGTCCATATCGACAAAGAAGCCTGCCCGCTCAACCTCGCACCTACCGCCAGCACGACGGCGACTCTCGCACTGGGCGATGCCCTCGCGGTCGCCTTGCTGGATGCACGCGGCTTCGGCGAAGAAGATTTCGCCCGCTCGCATCCAGGTGGCGCATTAGGTCGTCGCTTGTTGACGCACGTACGTGATGTGATGCGTACCGGCGACGCAGTACCTACCGTCGCAGCCGATGCCACGCTATATGCAGCCCTGCTGGAAAGCAGCAAAAAGGGCATGGCGATGACTGCCGTCGTAGATAAAGACGGCCACGCCATCGGCGTCTTCACCGATGGCGACTTGCGCCGCCTGATCGAAACCCAGCAGGATTTCTCCAAACTATCGATAGCAGAAGTTATGCACGCCCATCCGCGCAGCGTTCATCCAGAACAGCTCGCAGTGGACGCCGTCGATATGATGGAAGAATTCCGCATTAATCAATTGCTGGTGACCGATGCCAACGGCAAGCTGGTCGGCGCCTTACACATTCACGATCTGACTCGCGCGAAAGTAATCTGA
- a CDS encoding monovalent cation:proton antiporter family protein — translation MLSPLELTLLLLAAAVLGVVAFRMMHLPPMLGYLVVGIVIGPHTLGWAEDNATTHALGEFGVVFLMFSIGLEFSLPKLLSMRRTVFGLGMAQVLLTIAATMVFGWLVAHLSTRLSGISWQAALAIGGALAMSSTAIVSKLLTERLELESQHGRRIIGILLFQDLAVVPLLILIPALANPQGDLMTTLLWATLKAAIVLFLLLFIGHKLIRSWFRIVVKRRSQELFMLNLLLITLGAAWITEMAGLSLALGAFVAGMLISETEYKHQVEEDIKSFRDVLLGLFFITIGMLLNVRLVIEYWWLVLLLLSGAVLLKFGLIALLARCFGAPVGVALRTGLILAQAGEFGFVLLNQVGGLDLVEPLIIQLILASMVLSMLAAPIIIAKSDAIVMKLSANEWMVQSLALTQIATRTMATQQHVIIAGFGRSGQSLAKLLEAEGITYQALDLDPDRVSEAQAAGANVSYGDAGRRESLVAAGINRAAALVVTYASTPSALKVLHHMHDLAPNLPVIVRSYDDTDLDKLRAAGATEVVPEALEGSLMLASHAMLTLGVPLRRVVHRVQAARTERYATLRGFFHGSSDVSDASEHLQVRLHSVVLTDSVKAVGKMLADLKLEELDVEVTAVRRGKGRVDVTPEMILMAGDTIVLRGAAEELARAESRLLKS, via the coding sequence ATGCTGTCCCCTCTAGAACTTACGCTCCTCTTGCTTGCGGCTGCGGTATTGGGCGTGGTTGCCTTCCGCATGATGCATCTGCCACCCATGTTGGGTTATTTGGTCGTCGGCATCGTGATCGGGCCACACACGCTGGGGTGGGCGGAAGATAATGCCACCACGCATGCTTTGGGCGAGTTCGGCGTCGTGTTCTTGATGTTCTCCATCGGGCTGGAATTTTCTCTACCCAAACTCTTATCGATGCGACGGACGGTGTTCGGTCTGGGCATGGCGCAAGTGCTGCTGACGATAGCGGCGACCATGGTGTTCGGCTGGCTGGTGGCGCATCTATCGACACGCCTGAGCGGCATTAGCTGGCAGGCGGCGTTGGCGATAGGCGGCGCGCTGGCAATGTCGTCAACGGCGATAGTGTCCAAACTGTTGACCGAGCGCTTGGAGCTGGAGAGTCAGCATGGGCGGCGCATCATCGGTATCTTGCTGTTTCAGGATTTGGCGGTCGTACCTTTGCTGATTTTGATTCCAGCGCTAGCTAATCCGCAAGGCGATCTGATGACCACCTTGCTGTGGGCGACGCTGAAGGCTGCGATAGTCTTGTTCCTGCTGTTGTTTATTGGCCATAAATTGATACGCAGCTGGTTCCGCATTGTGGTCAAACGCCGCTCGCAAGAACTGTTCATGCTGAATCTGTTGCTGATTACGCTGGGCGCTGCGTGGATTACGGAAATGGCGGGTTTGTCGCTGGCTTTGGGCGCATTTGTTGCCGGCATGCTGATTTCCGAAACTGAATACAAGCATCAGGTCGAGGAAGACATCAAATCCTTCCGCGATGTGCTGTTGGGTTTGTTCTTTATCACTATCGGCATGTTGCTGAATGTGCGTCTGGTAATTGAGTATTGGTGGCTGGTGCTGCTCTTGCTGAGTGGCGCGGTGTTGTTGAAATTCGGACTGATCGCTTTGCTGGCCAGATGTTTCGGAGCGCCGGTTGGTGTGGCATTGCGGACGGGTTTGATACTGGCGCAGGCCGGTGAATTCGGTTTCGTCTTGTTGAATCAGGTCGGAGGCTTGGATCTGGTGGAGCCGCTGATTATTCAGTTGATACTGGCATCCATGGTGTTGTCTATGCTGGCGGCTCCCATCATCATCGCCAAATCCGATGCGATTGTGATGAAGCTGTCGGCCAATGAATGGATGGTGCAATCGCTGGCCTTGACGCAGATTGCGACCCGTACGATGGCGACGCAGCAGCACGTGATCATTGCCGGTTTCGGTCGCAGCGGCCAAAGTCTGGCCAAATTACTGGAAGCAGAAGGCATTACTTATCAGGCGCTGGATCTTGATCCCGACCGCGTCAGTGAGGCGCAGGCGGCTGGTGCCAATGTGTCTTACGGTGATGCTGGTCGGCGTGAAAGTCTGGTCGCAGCAGGTATCAATCGTGCTGCCGCCTTGGTGGTGACCTATGCCAGCACGCCGTCAGCGTTAAAAGTATTGCATCACATGCATGATTTGGCACCGAACCTGCCGGTGATTGTGCGTAGCTACGACGATACGGATCTGGATAAATTGCGTGCGGCAGGTGCGACCGAAGTGGTGCCGGAAGCGCTGGAAGGCAGCCTGATGCTGGCTTCGCATGCGATGTTGACGCTGGGCGTGCCTTTGCGCCGTGTGGTGCATCGCGTGCAAGCAGCGCGGACTGAGCGTTACGCAACTTTGCGCGGCTTCTTTCACGGTAGTAGTGATGTCTCGGACGCATCCGAGCATTTGCAGGTGCGTCTGCATTCAGTGGTATTGACCGACAGCGTCAAGGCAGTGGGTAAAATGCTCGCTGATTTGAAGCTGGAAGAACTGGATGTCGAAGTGACGGCGGTGCGACGTGGCAAAGGTCGTGTGGATGTGACGCCAGAAATGATCCTGATGGCAGGCGATACCATCGTCTTGCGCGGTGCGGCAGAAGAGCTGGCGCGGGCTGAAAGCCGTCTCTTGAAATCCTGA
- a CDS encoding UbiA family prenyltransferase: MSVSLGNSSRSLFDAPDSERDSASVPVANAVPLYVDLDGTLTYTDLLFESVLLLIKRNPLYLLLCVLWLLQGRGYLKAQIAKRIKLDVSLLPYNDTLLAYLQQQHVAGRRLILASASDRGLVQQVADYLGIFDAVLGSDETTNLKSAAKLRAIEEDAGAQGFAYAGNSSADLAVWARATEVIVVNAPSSIVRRAEQLKAPSLIIPARPFKSSLLVKALRLHQWAKNALLFIPLLAAHDFIGAWWLSTLLAFIAFGMCASATYIVNDLFDLASDRAHPRKRARPFAAATLSIPFGIALIAVLLPLSLWLAAEISLLFFSLMVLYVVVTLLYSARLKQVAIVDVLVLALLYTHRILAGGVVSAVMISNWLLAVSLFMFLSLALVKRCAELEFMSGDGHVSLAGRGYRTSDLPYLIAMGIASGFVAVMLLALYIDSQIGDAMYLHVELLWLILPVVLFWIMRLWLKISRKEIHDDPLLFAITDRTSWVVAVIIACIAWAATLKGIA; encoded by the coding sequence TTGAGCGTTTCCCTTGGTAATTCCTCCCGTTCCTTATTTGATGCGCCCGATTCCGAGCGTGATTCTGCGAGCGTGCCTGTTGCCAATGCTGTTCCGCTGTATGTCGATCTTGATGGCACACTGACGTATACCGATTTATTGTTTGAATCGGTCCTGCTGTTAATCAAGCGCAATCCTCTTTATCTTTTACTCTGCGTGCTTTGGCTGCTGCAAGGGCGCGGCTATCTGAAAGCGCAAATCGCCAAACGCATCAAGCTTGATGTATCGCTGTTGCCATATAACGACACATTGCTCGCCTATTTGCAGCAGCAACACGTCGCTGGTCGGCGCTTGATTCTGGCCAGCGCATCCGATCGCGGTTTGGTGCAACAAGTGGCCGATTATCTCGGCATCTTCGATGCGGTATTGGGCAGTGATGAAACGACTAATCTGAAATCTGCTGCCAAGCTGCGTGCAATTGAAGAGGATGCCGGGGCACAGGGTTTTGCTTATGCAGGTAACAGTTCTGCCGATCTGGCTGTGTGGGCACGCGCAACGGAAGTGATTGTCGTCAATGCACCGTCGAGCATAGTGCGTCGTGCGGAGCAATTGAAAGCGCCATCACTCATCATTCCGGCACGACCTTTCAAATCTAGTCTGCTGGTCAAGGCGCTGCGTCTGCATCAATGGGCCAAGAATGCCTTGCTGTTCATTCCTTTATTGGCTGCGCATGATTTTATCGGCGCATGGTGGCTGTCCACTTTATTGGCATTCATAGCCTTTGGCATGTGCGCATCGGCGACTTATATCGTCAACGATTTGTTCGATCTGGCATCGGATCGCGCGCATCCGCGCAAGCGGGCACGGCCTTTTGCTGCTGCGACCTTGTCGATCCCATTCGGTATCGCGTTGATCGCAGTTCTGTTGCCGCTTTCTTTGTGGCTGGCGGCTGAAATTTCCCTGCTCTTCTTCAGTTTGATGGTGCTGTATGTAGTGGTAACGCTGCTGTATTCCGCGCGCCTGAAGCAGGTGGCGATTGTGGATGTGTTGGTGCTGGCCTTGCTGTACACGCATCGCATTCTGGCGGGTGGTGTGGTCAGCGCTGTCATGATTTCCAACTGGTTGTTGGCGGTTTCCTTGTTCATGTTCCTCAGTCTGGCTTTGGTCAAACGCTGTGCCGAGTTGGAATTCATGAGTGGCGATGGACATGTCTCATTGGCTGGGCGCGGTTATCGCACCAGTGATTTGCCGTATTTGATTGCGATGGGTATCGCCAGTGGTTTTGTGGCGGTGATGTTGCTGGCCTTGTATATCGATAGCCAGATTGGCGACGCGATGTATCTGCATGTCGAATTGCTATGGTTGATCTTGCCGGTCGTGCTGTTCTGGATCATGCGTTTGTGGCTGAAAATTTCGCGCAAGGAAATTCATGATGACCCGCTGTTGTTTGCGATTACTGATCGCACCAGTTGGGTAGTTGCCGTCATCATCGCTTGCATAGCTTGGGCGGCGACACTGAAGGGGATTGCATGA
- a CDS encoding DMT family transporter: protein MSQVGALGLAFFCVCLTALAQVLLKMGMSSSAIQQAMASDMRSIFWLALSSPLIWGGMLCFGASAGLWLLVLGKLEVSMAYPLISLGVVLTTVAGIFILGESVSIYKVLGVALIITGVLILSVKN from the coding sequence ATGAGTCAGGTTGGCGCATTGGGGTTGGCATTTTTTTGCGTATGCTTAACGGCATTGGCGCAAGTGCTATTGAAGATGGGCATGTCATCGTCAGCGATACAGCAGGCGATGGCGAGCGATATGCGTTCGATCTTTTGGCTGGCATTGAGTAGTCCGCTGATTTGGGGCGGTATGCTGTGCTTCGGCGCGAGTGCAGGATTGTGGTTGCTGGTATTGGGTAAGCTGGAAGTCAGTATGGCTTATCCTTTGATTTCGCTCGGCGTGGTACTGACCACAGTGGCGGGAATCTTCATATTGGGTGAGTCGGTCAGCATTTATAAAGTGCTGGGCGTGGCCTTGATTATTACAGGCGTACTCATCCTGTCGGTAAAGAACTAA
- a CDS encoding ArnT family glycosyltransferase: protein MNLNSTRSLYAGADPVRARQVFRWTFAITLLIKLWLAAYFPMTGDEAFFYQWGVFPDWGYSDHPPMVGWLLFVLNSFSDHPLSLRFFTVLMWSLIALGMVDLLRRISPYQEGAAYWLGTLFLLLPFTLLLNIVTTDTPLIFFMFLSGYCFIRGNLSGKTLWYVATGIFLGCALLSKYFAGLLAIAYFVYLCRSRRGWVNLIIIALCSAPLFAITVVFNAHNCWSNVMFNMINRNENAEWSLYTVGQYLLMMVYLITPWIFIKLLRSAGMMAQRGAIVVLFLVPFALFLLLSMEKTIGLHWVLGFMPFLFLFIGTCSSAEDLRKYAKWTAWFSVPHFLFLAAIILLPITMWKDYALHDDIVFHKEAKTIVATLRKDLPAGGVIMARAYTPAALLSYHAGEYLPTFGQGKFHARQDDLHVDFKEYAGKTIRMFDRRAINPADLAPYFSSVTVHTMQEDGVTFWYADGKDFNYEVYRERILTTVADKYYRIPSFLPVYGCGFLERYDLPRPK from the coding sequence ATGAATTTGAACTCAACGCGTTCGCTATACGCCGGCGCTGATCCGGTACGTGCGCGGCAAGTCTTTCGATGGACATTTGCCATCACCCTGTTGATCAAGCTGTGGTTGGCCGCTTATTTTCCAATGACGGGCGATGAGGCGTTTTTCTATCAGTGGGGCGTGTTTCCGGATTGGGGTTATTCGGACCATCCGCCTATGGTGGGCTGGTTGCTGTTTGTCTTGAACAGTTTTTCTGATCATCCTTTGTCGCTGCGATTCTTTACGGTCTTAATGTGGAGTTTGATCGCGCTGGGCATGGTTGATCTGTTGCGCCGAATTTCTCCGTATCAGGAAGGTGCTGCGTATTGGCTGGGCACTTTATTCCTGCTGCTGCCATTCACGTTGCTGTTGAATATTGTTACGACAGATACGCCGCTGATCTTCTTTATGTTCCTGTCCGGCTATTGCTTCATACGCGGCAATTTGTCTGGCAAAACCTTGTGGTATGTCGCGACCGGTATTTTCCTTGGTTGTGCGCTACTGTCGAAATACTTTGCTGGCTTGCTGGCGATTGCCTACTTTGTTTATCTGTGCCGCTCGCGTCGTGGCTGGGTCAACCTGATCATCATCGCCTTGTGTTCAGCACCGTTGTTTGCCATTACCGTGGTATTCAACGCGCATAACTGCTGGTCCAATGTGATGTTCAATATGATCAATCGCAACGAGAATGCGGAGTGGTCGCTGTATACGGTAGGTCAATATCTGTTGATGATGGTTTATCTGATCACGCCTTGGATATTCATCAAGCTCTTGCGCTCGGCTGGAATGATGGCGCAGCGTGGTGCCATTGTCGTGTTGTTCCTGGTGCCTTTTGCCTTGTTCCTGTTGCTGTCCATGGAAAAAACCATAGGCTTGCATTGGGTGCTGGGCTTTATGCCTTTCCTGTTTTTGTTCATCGGCACCTGCAGTAGTGCGGAAGATTTGCGCAAATATGCAAAGTGGACGGCCTGGTTCTCAGTGCCGCACTTTTTATTCCTGGCCGCGATCATTCTGTTGCCGATCACGATGTGGAAAGACTACGCCTTGCATGACGACATCGTGTTTCATAAGGAAGCGAAAACGATAGTCGCCACTTTGCGCAAGGATTTGCCAGCGGGTGGCGTCATCATGGCGCGTGCTTACACGCCAGCCGCTTTGTTGTCTTATCACGCAGGCGAATACTTGCCGACTTTTGGTCAAGGGAAGTTCCATGCGCGGCAGGACGATTTGCATGTCGACTTCAAGGAGTACGCGGGTAAAACTATTCGTATGTTTGATCGCCGAGCGATTAATCCTGCTGATCTGGCACCGTACTTTTCATCTGTGACTGTGCATACTATGCAGGAGGATGGCGTGACCTTCTGGTATGCGGATGGCAAGGATTTTAACTATGAGGTGTATCGTGAGCGTATCTTGACGACAGTTGCTGATAAATATTATCGGATACCGTCATTCTTGCCGGTCTACGGATGTGGTTTCCTCGAGCGTTACGATTTGCCTAGACCTAAGTAA
- a CDS encoding alpha/beta hydrolase, giving the protein MKKRTLAFLVATTLLGGLIGCAPLTVINALTTSRSYDKKADIAFGNDPRQQLDVYTPHNLSGLAPVIVFFYGGSWNSGNRGDYAFVGEALASRGIVAVVADYRLYPQVRYPDFIDDAALAVAWTLKDIHRFGGDPKRIFVMGHSAGAYNAAMVALDPRWLGKLDLKTGVLRGWIGLAGPYDFIPIENLDVRPVFFYPATPPESQPINHVMASAPPALLIASHDDKVVNPLRNTAGMANKLRASGVEVTELYFDKTSHASLIATMAWPLRGLAPLLDNVEQFVKSDGGREKYARQEK; this is encoded by the coding sequence ATGAAAAAAAGGACACTGGCTTTTCTTGTTGCAACGACCTTATTGGGTGGGCTGATAGGATGCGCTCCGCTGACGGTCATCAATGCGCTGACTACCTCGCGCAGCTACGACAAGAAGGCGGACATTGCCTTTGGCAATGATCCACGTCAGCAGCTTGATGTCTATACGCCGCACAATCTCAGCGGACTGGCCCCGGTTATCGTATTTTTCTACGGCGGAAGTTGGAATTCAGGTAATCGTGGCGACTATGCGTTTGTCGGTGAAGCCTTGGCATCGCGTGGCATCGTGGCAGTGGTGGCCGATTACCGTTTGTATCCGCAAGTGCGCTATCCGGATTTCATCGATGACGCTGCACTTGCTGTCGCGTGGACACTCAAGGATATCCATCGTTTTGGCGGTGACCCCAAACGGATATTCGTCATGGGACATAGCGCTGGTGCTTACAACGCGGCCATGGTTGCCTTGGACCCGCGCTGGTTGGGCAAACTTGATTTGAAGACTGGCGTATTGCGCGGCTGGATCGGATTGGCCGGACCCTACGATTTTATTCCTATCGAAAATCTGGATGTGCGGCCGGTATTCTTTTATCCTGCAACGCCACCCGAATCACAGCCGATCAATCATGTAATGGCAAGTGCACCACCAGCATTGTTGATTGCATCGCATGACGACAAGGTCGTTAATCCCTTGCGTAATACGGCTGGTATGGCGAATAAATTGCGTGCCTCAGGTGTTGAAGTGACGGAGTTGTATTTCGATAAAACGAGTCACGCCAGCTTGATCGCAACCATGGCTTGGCCTTTACGCGGTCTGGCGCCTTTGCTGGATAATGTCGAGCAGTTCGTCAAATCGGACGGTGGACGTGAAAAGTATGCAAGACAAGAAAAATAG
- a CDS encoding AEC family transporter yields MEIFERILGIILPVFIIIALGYGYARLRGDSVRSDMTAVNRVSMDVLCPLLVFTALAAKDFDLAHNGTLILAGALISLGSGLLAWPVARMFGYDVRSFVPPMMYNNCGNMGLPLAMLAFGASALGSAVALFMACNLVYFSIGIKIIESGRGDHNGVHVSPWKFLANPMMISMIIGMAFAIVHIPLPAPLFTAMKMLGDSCIPLMLFALGVRMMDVSFKSWHIGLVGAAVCPIAGLIIAWVLDHVFTLNPEQRGQMFLFASLPPAVFCFMVAEQYKQEPDKVASIVLLGNLAALVFVPVGLWMGLPK; encoded by the coding sequence ATGGAAATATTTGAACGCATACTCGGCATTATCTTGCCGGTCTTTATCATCATCGCGCTTGGTTATGGCTATGCCCGTTTGCGTGGCGACTCGGTTCGATCCGATATGACGGCGGTTAATCGCGTCAGCATGGATGTATTGTGTCCGCTATTGGTATTCACTGCATTGGCGGCCAAGGATTTCGATCTGGCGCATAACGGCACCTTGATTCTGGCCGGTGCCCTGATTTCATTGGGCTCGGGTTTGCTGGCGTGGCCGGTGGCGCGCATGTTCGGCTATGACGTGCGTAGCTTTGTGCCGCCCATGATGTACAACAATTGCGGCAATATGGGTTTGCCCTTGGCGATGCTGGCGTTTGGCGCATCGGCGCTTGGTTCTGCCGTCGCTTTATTCATGGCCTGCAATCTGGTTTACTTCTCGATCGGCATCAAGATCATCGAGAGTGGTCGTGGCGATCATAATGGCGTACACGTCTCGCCTTGGAAGTTCCTCGCCAATCCAATGATGATTTCGATGATCATCGGCATGGCGTTTGCGATTGTGCACATACCTTTGCCTGCACCTTTATTCACCGCGATGAAGATGCTGGGCGATTCTTGCATTCCACTGATGTTGTTTGCACTTGGCGTACGCATGATGGACGTCAGCTTCAAGAGCTGGCATATCGGTTTGGTCGGTGCTGCCGTTTGTCCGATTGCCGGCTTGATCATCGCCTGGGTACTGGATCACGTGTTTACTTTGAATCCAGAGCAACGCGGACAAATGTTCTTGTTCGCTTCACTGCCGCCAGCCGTGTTCTGCTTCATGGTGGCGGAACAATACAAGCAGGAGCCGGACAAGGTGGCATCGATAGTCTTGCTGGGCAATCTGGCGGCACTGGTGTTTGTGCCTGTCGGTTTGTGGATGGGTTTGCCGAAGTAA